The DNA segment GACGGCCTCCCGAGCGGCCAGGACCGCGAACTTGACGTACCGGCCCATCCGGAAGGCGGTACGGCGGCCGATCTCGGCGTCCAGGTCGATGCCGTCGACCACGCAGGCGAAGTCGATCGCGCAGCCTGCCAGGGCGGGGACGGTGCGGACCGGGCTGACCGCGGCGCACACACCGTTCCAGGTGGACTCGGTGTCGTTGCCGACCGGGGTGATCATGCCCAGCCCGGTGACGGCGATGGCGGGTGTCCTCATCGGGTGCTGCCCACCGGGCTGCCGCCGCCGGCCGCCGCGCGCAGGTGGTCGGAGAGCTGGGCGAGCGTGGTGCTCCGGTGCAGGGTGCCGGTGTCCAGTTCGACGCCGGTGGCCTCCCGGAGCACGACGGCGAACTCGGCGACCGCGAGGGAGTCCATGTCCAGGCTGTCCATCGTGGAATCCGGGAGGATCTCGGCCACGGGCACCTTGAAGGTACGGCTGAGTACATCGGTGATCCGGGGGTGAATCGTGCTCATGGTCTTCCTTTCCTCGTGTCCATCCGGTGGGGGGTGTCCGGCGCCGGCGCGCACTGTCCCGACGCCGGAACAACTGAGCAGCGACCATCCGGTTACGCCTTGCGGCGAACCGATTCGGCACCGCTCGTCCGCGCCGGGCCGCATCCGCGTGCGAGCAGGGCGACGGTGGTCCAGTACGCGAGGAGCACCGCCCCGGTCCCGGCGGCCCGCACGGCGTCGGCCGCGCGGCGCGCCCACGCGCTCCTCATCGGCGTCCCTCCCCCCGGTGCCAGTGGGCCCCGGGGTCGTCGTAGGCGTCGGCGTACCGGGCGTCCGTGATCGGCCAGTCGGCGAGCACCTCGTCCGGGAAGGCGAAGGAGTCGGCGAGTTCCGGCAGGTGGGGGGCGACCGCGCCGATCGCCTCCTCGATGCGGTCGGTCAGTTCCTCGACCTGACCGGCGCTCAGGTGGCCGGCCGCGAGCAGGTTGCCGCTCTCGCGGGCGACCCGGCCCAGGGCGAACAGCCGGGCCAGCTCGCCCAGCCGGTCGCGGGCTGGGCCGGGGGGCACCGCCGCGACGGCGTCCGCGTACGCCTCGGCGGCCAGCCGGCAGGCGTGGGCCTCGACGCCGCGCAGCGCCGGGCCGGCCGCCGCGTTCCAGCGCTCCAGCGGGTCGCCGAGCGCCACCGGCGCCGCCCGCGCCCCGGCGCGCGCGAACCAGATGTCCTCGGCGCGGCCCAGGAGCCGGGCCAGGAACCGCGGGTCGGCCAGGTCCCCGGTGAGCGGGGGGTCCGGCTGCCGGGCGGGCCCGGCCGCCGCGGCGGCGGCGAGCAGCGCGGCGGCCCTGGCGTGCACGGCGAGGTTGTCGCCCTCGGCGGTGATGGCGCCCTCGACGCCGGTCACCAGCGCGGCCATGCCGTTGGTCTCCAGCAGCCCCTGGGCGCCGCACCGTTCGCGTGACTCCACGATGACCGCGCGGGCCTGCCAGGTGATCCACCCCTTGGCGATGTCGACCAGTTGTTCGGCCGCCTCGCGTTCGGGCTCGGGCCCCGCCGCGGCCGCCTCCCAGCGGTCCAGGACGCGGCGGTGCAGCAGGCTCATGGCGAAGACGGTGGCCATGGCCTCGGCGAGCGGC comes from the Streptomyces sp. NBC_00525 genome and includes:
- a CDS encoding acyl carrier protein, which codes for MSTIHPRITDVLSRTFKVPVAEILPDSTMDSLDMDSLAVAEFAVVLREATGVELDTGTLHRSTTLAQLSDHLRAAAGGGSPVGSTR